One region of Oncorhynchus mykiss isolate Arlee chromosome 8, USDA_OmykA_1.1, whole genome shotgun sequence genomic DNA includes:
- the LOC110529166 gene encoding homeobox-containing protein 1 isoform X1, translated as MVKCTEAHQDREPRMSHYTDEPRFTIEQIDLLQRLRRTGMTKQEILHALDTLDRLDREHGAKFGHRTSYGGGASSSVSDPNCTTSNNTAATTSSSSITVDDDDNNNNNNSTSGSSEVNNTTLASSCTNSTVAQTQYLSPRGGLSPSPSNSYDTSPLPSAVRHSPVSLVTMAQNGGRDSLAATPNGKLSPPRYPVNSAAAARAFGFEATEEELEIDDKVEELMRRDGSIVKEEIKSFLGNRRISQAVVAQVTGISQSRISHWLLQHGSDLSEQKKRAFYHWYQLEKTSPGATLNMRPAPMAMEEMEWRQTTPHISTAPGIFRLRRGSRFTWRKECLAVMESYFNDNQYPDEAKREEISNACNAVIQKPGKKLSDLERVSSLKVYNWFANRRKEIKRRANIEATILESHWIDVQSPGGHSNSDDIDGGDYTEQACDLPYFDKRPMARPFGFYRLEPTSPTQDDGTDHQDPISLAVEMAAVNHTILALSRTGGVPSNIKTEVPDDD; from the exons ATGGTCAAATGTACAGAGGCACATCAAGATAGAGAGCCAAG GATGTCTCATTACACAGACGAGCCTCGCTTCACCATCGAGCAGATCGACCTGCTCCAGAGGCTGCGGCGTACGGGCATGACCAAGCAGGAGATCCTCCACGCCCTGGACACCCTAGATCGACTGGACCGTGAGCACGGGGCCAAGTTTGGACATCGCACCTCCTACGGGGGAGGAGCAAGCAGCTCTGTGTCAGACCCTAATTGCACCACCTCCAACAACACTGCAGCCACCACCTCCTCGTCcagtattactgttgatgatgatgataataataataataataattccaccAGTGGGAGCAGTGAGGTTAACAACACCACCCTGGCCTCTTCCTGCACCAACTCTACCGTCGCACAGACACAGTACCTCTCACCGCGCGGGGGGCTGTCCCCGTCGCCTAGCAACAGCTACGAcacctccccactgccctctgcTGTCCGCCACTCCCCCGTGTCACTGGTCACCATGGCGCAGAACGGTGGGCGGGACAGCCTGGCGGCGACGCCCAATGGGAAGCTCTCGCCGCCGCGGTACCCGGTGAACAGTGCAGCGGCCGCCAGGGCGTTCGGGTTCGAGGCAACTGAGGAGGAGCTGGAAATCGATGACAAGGTGGAGGAGCTCATGAG gagAGACGGCAGCATTGTGAAGGAGGAGATCAAGTCGTTCCTGGGGAACAGGAGAATCTCTCAGGCTGTGGTGGCCCAGGTCACAG gaatCAGTCAGAGCAGGATCTCTCATTGGTTGCTTCAACACGGCTCTGACCTCAGTGAACAGAAGAAGAGAGCTTTCTACCACTGGTACCAGCTAGAAAAGACCTCCCCAG GTGCCACTCTAAACATGCGCCCCGCCCCCATGGCTATGGAGGAAATGGAGTGGAGACAGACCACACCCCATATAAGTACCGCCCCAGGAATCTTCCGGCTACGCAGAGGAAGTCGTTTTACCTGGAGGAAAGAATGTCTGGCTGTGATGGAGAG CTACTTCAATGACAACCAGTACCCTGACGAAGCTAAGAGAGAGGAGATCTCTAACGCCTGCAACGCTGTCATCCAGAAACCAG GGAAGAAGCTATCGGACCTGGAGAGAGTCAGCTCTCTTAAAGTCTACAACTGGTTTGCCAACCGACGCAAGGAGATCAAGAGACGAGCTAATATTG aaGCCACGATCCTGGAGAGCCATTGGATAGACGTCCAGAGTCCTGGAGGACATTCCAACAGCGACGACATCGATGGAGGGGACTACACAGAACAGGCCTGTGACCTGCCCTACTTCGACAAGAGACCCATGGCCAGGCCCTTTGGCTTCTACAGGCTGGAGCCCACTTCACCCACACAG GACGATGGTACTGACCACCAGGACCCCATCTCTCTGGCTGTGGAGATGGCTGCAGTCAACCATACCATCCTGGCTCTGTCCCGGACCGGAGGGGTGCCTAGCAACATCAAGACAGAGGTCCCGGACGATGACTGA
- the LOC110529166 gene encoding homeobox-containing protein 1 isoform X2, giving the protein MVKCTEAHQDREPRMSHYTDEPRFTIEQIDLLQRLRRTGMTKQEILHALDTLDRLDREHGAKFGHRTSYGGGASSSVSDPNCTTSNNTAATTSSSSITVDDDDNNNNNNSTSGSSEVNNTTLASSCTNSTVAQTQYLSPRGGLSPSPSNSYDTSPLPSAVRHSPVSLVTMAQNGGRDSLAATPNGKLSPPRYPVNSAAAARAFGFEATEEELEIDDKVEELMRRDGSIVKEEIKSFLGNRRISQAVVAQVTGISQSRISHWLLQHGSDLSEQKKRAFYHWYQLEKTSPGATLNMRPAPMAMEEMEWRQTTPHISTAPGIFRLRRGSRFTWRKECLAVMESYFNDNQYPDEAKREEISNACNAVIQKPGKKLSDLERVSSLKVYNWFANRRKEIKRRANIATILESHWIDVQSPGGHSNSDDIDGGDYTEQACDLPYFDKRPMARPFGFYRLEPTSPTQDDGTDHQDPISLAVEMAAVNHTILALSRTGGVPSNIKTEVPDDD; this is encoded by the exons ATGGTCAAATGTACAGAGGCACATCAAGATAGAGAGCCAAG GATGTCTCATTACACAGACGAGCCTCGCTTCACCATCGAGCAGATCGACCTGCTCCAGAGGCTGCGGCGTACGGGCATGACCAAGCAGGAGATCCTCCACGCCCTGGACACCCTAGATCGACTGGACCGTGAGCACGGGGCCAAGTTTGGACATCGCACCTCCTACGGGGGAGGAGCAAGCAGCTCTGTGTCAGACCCTAATTGCACCACCTCCAACAACACTGCAGCCACCACCTCCTCGTCcagtattactgttgatgatgatgataataataataataataattccaccAGTGGGAGCAGTGAGGTTAACAACACCACCCTGGCCTCTTCCTGCACCAACTCTACCGTCGCACAGACACAGTACCTCTCACCGCGCGGGGGGCTGTCCCCGTCGCCTAGCAACAGCTACGAcacctccccactgccctctgcTGTCCGCCACTCCCCCGTGTCACTGGTCACCATGGCGCAGAACGGTGGGCGGGACAGCCTGGCGGCGACGCCCAATGGGAAGCTCTCGCCGCCGCGGTACCCGGTGAACAGTGCAGCGGCCGCCAGGGCGTTCGGGTTCGAGGCAACTGAGGAGGAGCTGGAAATCGATGACAAGGTGGAGGAGCTCATGAG gagAGACGGCAGCATTGTGAAGGAGGAGATCAAGTCGTTCCTGGGGAACAGGAGAATCTCTCAGGCTGTGGTGGCCCAGGTCACAG gaatCAGTCAGAGCAGGATCTCTCATTGGTTGCTTCAACACGGCTCTGACCTCAGTGAACAGAAGAAGAGAGCTTTCTACCACTGGTACCAGCTAGAAAAGACCTCCCCAG GTGCCACTCTAAACATGCGCCCCGCCCCCATGGCTATGGAGGAAATGGAGTGGAGACAGACCACACCCCATATAAGTACCGCCCCAGGAATCTTCCGGCTACGCAGAGGAAGTCGTTTTACCTGGAGGAAAGAATGTCTGGCTGTGATGGAGAG CTACTTCAATGACAACCAGTACCCTGACGAAGCTAAGAGAGAGGAGATCTCTAACGCCTGCAACGCTGTCATCCAGAAACCAG GGAAGAAGCTATCGGACCTGGAGAGAGTCAGCTCTCTTAAAGTCTACAACTGGTTTGCCAACCGACGCAAGGAGATCAAGAGACGAGCTAATATTG CCACGATCCTGGAGAGCCATTGGATAGACGTCCAGAGTCCTGGAGGACATTCCAACAGCGACGACATCGATGGAGGGGACTACACAGAACAGGCCTGTGACCTGCCCTACTTCGACAAGAGACCCATGGCCAGGCCCTTTGGCTTCTACAGGCTGGAGCCCACTTCACCCACACAG GACGATGGTACTGACCACCAGGACCCCATCTCTCTGGCTGTGGAGATGGCTGCAGTCAACCATACCATCCTGGCTCTGTCCCGGACCGGAGGGGTGCCTAGCAACATCAAGACAGAGGTCCCGGACGATGACTGA